A section of the Trichomycterus rosablanca isolate fTriRos1 chromosome 6, fTriRos1.hap1, whole genome shotgun sequence genome encodes:
- the romo1 gene encoding reactive oxygen species modulator 1 produces MPVAVGPYGETQPSCFNRVKMGFMMGFAVGMAAGAMFGTFSCLRIGMRGRELMSGVGKTMMQSGGTFGTFMAIGMGIRC; encoded by the exons atgcctgtgGCTGTAGGACCCTATGGAGAGACACAACCAAGCTGCTTCAACAGGGTCAAAATGGGCTTTATGATGGGTTTTGCAGTTGGAATGGCAGCCGGTGCCATGTTCGGAACTTTCTCCTGTCTACG AATCGGGATGAGAGGTCGAGAGCTAATGAGTGGTGTGGGCAAGACCATGATGCAAAGTGGCGGCACATTTGGAACCTTTATGGCTATTGGCATGGGAATTCGCTGCTAA